From a region of the Mauremys mutica isolate MM-2020 ecotype Southern chromosome 12, ASM2049712v1, whole genome shotgun sequence genome:
- the LOC123345332 gene encoding olfactory receptor 14A16-like: MSNQSTVTEFLLLGFSDVRELQILHFVVFLVLYLMSLLGNLLIITAIALDRHLHTPMYFFLMNLSIIDLGSISVSIPKSMANSLMNTRSISYSGCVAQVFFFLFFASADFAILTIMAYDRYIAICQPLHYETVMNRRAFVQMAASAWISGILYSALHTGNTFAISFCGSNTVDQFLCEIPQLLKLACSDSYRFEVGFLIFSVCFVSSCFVFIIVPYVQIFKAVLRIPSEQGRHKALSTCLPHLFVVSLFLCTSAFAYLKPTSSSTSGLDLMVAVLYSVLPPMMNPIIYSMRNKEIKGALRKWIGWRLISKNKMSIFLLQ, from the coding sequence atgtccaaccaaagtACCGTGACTgaattccttctcctgggattctctgatgttcgggagctgcagattttacactttgtggtgtttctagtgcTTTACCTGATGTCCCTGCTGGGGAACCTGCTCATCATCACAGCCATAGCCCTTGACCGCCACCTTCACACCcctatgtacttcttcctgatgaatctgtccatcatagacctcggctccatctctgtcagcatccccaaatccatggccaattcTCTCATGAACACAAGATCGATTTCTTATTCTGGATGTGTCGCCCAAgtcttttttttcttattctttgCTTCAGCAGATTTTGCCATACTGACCATCATGGCATATGACCGATACATTGCCATCTGCCAGCCATTGCACTATGAGACagtgatgaacaggagagctttTGTCCAAATGGCAGCAAGTGCCTGGATCAGTGGTATTCTCTACTCTGCATTGCACACTGGGAACACGTTTGCAATATCTTTCTGTGGAAGCAACACGGTGGATCAGTTCTTAtgtgaaatcccccagctcctcaaGCTCGCCTGCTCTGACTCATACCGCTTTGAAGTTGGGTTTCTCATCTTTAGTGTGTGCTTTGTCTCGAGCTGCTTTGTTTTCATAATTGTGccatatgttcagatcttcaaagcggtgctgagaatcccctctgagcagggccggcataaagcactatccacctgcctccctcacctcttTGTGGTCTCTTTGTTCCTTTGTACTTCTGCTTTTGCCTActtgaaacccacctccagctcaacCTCAGGTCTGGATCTCatggtggctgttctctattctgtGTTGCCACCAATGATGAATccaatcatctacagcatgagaaaCAAAGAGATCAAAGGTGCTCTGAGAAAATGGATTGGTTGGAGGTTAATCAGTAAGaacaaaatgtccatatttctcCTTCAGTAG
- the LOC123345330 gene encoding olfactory receptor 14A16-like, which yields MSNQTAVTEFLLLGFSDIQELQILHFVVFLVLYLISLLGNLLIITAIALDHHLHTPMYFFLMNLSIIDLGSISVTIPKSMANSLMNTRSISYSGCIVQAFFFVFFSAANFVLLTIMAYDRYVAICQPLHYEMVMTRRAFVQMASSAWISGILYSALHTGNTFAISFCGGNMVDQFFCEIPQLLKLACSDSYHFEVGFLIFSVCLASSCFVFIIVSYVQIFKAVLRIHSKQGQHKAFSTCLPHLFVISLFICTGTFAYLKPPSSSTSGLNLMVAVLYSVLPPMMNPVIYSMRNKEIKGALSKWIGWRLFTKNKMSIFLLR from the coding sequence atgtccaaccaaactgCCGTGACTgaattccttctcctgggattctctgacattcaggagctgcagattttacactttgtggtgtttctagtgcTTTACCTGATATCCCTGCTGGGGAAccttctcatcatcacagccatagcccttgaccaccatcttcacacccccatgtacttcttcctgatgaatctgtccatcatagacctcggctccatctctgtcaccatccccaaatccatggccaattccctcatgaacaccaggtCGATTTCTTATTCTGGATGTATTGTCCAAGCATTTTTTTTCGTATTTTTTTCTGCAGCAAATTTTGTCTTACTGACCATCATGGCATACGACCGATACgttgccatctgccaaccactgcactatgagatgGTGATGACCAGGAGAGCTTTTGTCCAAATGGCATCCAGTGCCTGGATCAGTGGTATTCTTTACTCTGCATTGCACACTGGGAACACGTTTGCAATATCTttctgtggaggcaacatggtggatcagttcttctgtgaaatcccccagctcctcaaGCTCGCCTGCTCTGACTCATACCACTTTGAAGTTGGATTTCTCATCTTTAGTGTGTGCTTAGCCTCAAGCTGCTTTGTTTTCATAATTGTGTCATACGTTCAGATCTTCAAAGCAGTGCTGAGAATCCACTCTAAGCAGGGCcagcataaagccttctccacctgcctccctcacctcttTGTGATCTCCTTGTTTATTTGCACTGGGACCTTTGCCTACTTGAAACCCCCTTCCAGCTCAACCTCAGGTCTGAATCTCatggtggctgttctctattctgtGTTGCCACCAATGATGAATCCAgtcatctacagcatgagaaaCAAAGAGATCAAAGGTGCTCTGAGTAAATGGATAGGTTGGAGGTTATTCACTAAGAACAAAATGTCCATTTTTCTCCTTCGGTAA